Genomic window (Deferribacter desulfuricans SSM1):
GACCTACTACAATTTCTGTTGGCAAATTTAAAGTTGCATCGTCTACCAACTTAACAATCAATCTTTCTTTTAATTCTTCTGCATAACTATAATTACTAATAAACATAATTAAGAAACAAACTAAAACCATTAAAAAAGTAGTAAAAAATCTCTTCATAAAACACCTCTCTTATTATTATAATTTACTTGATATTTTTATTGTATTGTATTTTAGGTAGTTTGTCAACTGGTTATTATTAAAATTAAAAATTATTACTGACATATAAACTATATAACTAAAAATTTATAATTTGATAACTTAATTGAATAAAATAAAATATTACATAATTAATTTGTTTTATATTATTTTTTACATATTATAATTGAAATCTGACGTTATTTTATTTTTACCTGTAGCTTTTGATTTATACAAATAATTATCCACTCTTTTTAATAATGTTTCTACATTATCTTCCATTTTAGATTCAGTAACTCCCATACTAGCTGTTACTTTCAAACTATCTTTTTTTAACTTAAATGAAGTCTTATTTAATTCTTTAAGTATCCTTTCACTAATACTTAATGCTTGTGATATTTTTGTTTCTGGCAATACAATGATAAACTCTTCACCACCATATCTAAAAATTAAGTCAGAGTTTCTAACACTATTTTTTAATATAGCAGCAAAATTACGTAAAACTGAATCTCCAACTAAATGTCCATAATTGTCATTTATTTTTTTAAAATCATCTATATCTAACATGATAACTGATACTGACTCATTATGTTTTTTAAATCTATCTATTGCTTTAACAATGTATTTGTCAAAAGTATTCCGATTAAATACATTAGTTAGTGTATCTATTTCAGATTCTCTTTTAATTTGTTCTAATTCCTTTTGTAGTTGCTCTATAGACTGTACATATTTATCAATATTTACTTGTATTTGAGTTTTATTTAAAGTTAGTTTACTAACCTGTTCTTTTTGCTTATTTTTATTATTTTTTAATTCTGTTTTTATTAAAATTATCTTTTCTAATAATTTTTTCTTCAATGACTTAAGATCACTTTCAATTAAAGTGTCTTGTTTCATAGAGTCTATATAGTTATCTATCTTATCAATATTTTTAATTTCTTCCATAAATATTTGTTTACTATTATCTATTATCTGAATAAATTGTTCATTTACATTATCCATATGATTAATAATGTCTTTTAAAATATCCCATGTTTTTTCAAAAATATTTATAATTTTTATTAAGTATGTAATAAAATAAGAAATAATATCTAGAAACAAATCATTAAAATCTTCTGCAGATTGTATCTCTTCTATTCTATCTTTAAATTGATTGATTTGATTTTTTGGTAAATAATCAAGTACTTTATTAAATAATACATTTAATTTATTTTTATATTCATTCAATCCTATTGGAGTTTGTATTTCTGTATTTGTTCCTGTATTTATAATATTATTAATTACAGAACTCTTCTTTAAATAACTTTTTATTAGTACAGGTGTCATACTTTGGTTATTTTTTCTGATTTCTAATAATATCTTAATAATCTCTGTAGTTATATCAGTATAAAGTTTATCTAAATTTGTTTTTTGGTCAATATTTGTTTTTTGCAGCATATCTAACTCCATAATATCAGTTTATATGTAATTATTGATATTTCACTCAATAATTTTTATTTTTATTCAATAAGTTATTATTTTATAAATTAATTTAAATATTTTATTTGAGCATCTATAATACTAAAATATATCTAAAAAATATTATTTTTTTAAAATTAATTGTTAATAATAGTTATAATACTACTAATTTTATTATTAGTTAATATTTTTGTTGATTTTGATAAAAACATATATTATTATATGTAATAAGTTGCTCTAAACTATAATTAAAATAAAACATGTAATAAAATACATGTAATAAAATATATAAGGAGGTAAACAATATGTACAAAAAACTACTAAACAAACTTACTATTTCTATACTCTGTTTTGTACTATTAGTTAGTAGTGTATCTTTTGCAGAATCTAACAAACATATTCGAGTAGGATTTGGAATAAAAAACCTCTCACTTGATACAAAGGGTGAAGATAGTGCTACACTTTATGGATTTGAATTTTCTTGGGGAATTCCAATTTATGAAAATAAATATGGAAATATAAATTTTGGTATGAATACAGGATACTTTTATGGTAAAAATGATATTGGTTATTCTTCAAATATCAGTATTGATGATATTATAGCAGAAATAAGTATAGGTTATTCTAAAACTTTACTTGAACACTTTGTTGTTAATTTTGATTTATTAAGTGGTTATGAATATACAAGTTTTGATACTGATAACGAACATGGTTTAACTTTTGGTATAGCAGGAGGTTTTGCTTATAAATATTTAGATGATGCTGCCATTGGTATTAAAGCAAAATATATGAATTCATCAAATGATTTAATTGATTATTCTACTACTGTTACAGCAAATATAACTTTATTTTTTAATTAAAAACTTATAAGAGGGGAATTTACCCCCCTATCTATTTTTTCAAAAATAAATCAACTAAAGGAAAAATACATTTTAAATGTTTGCTCTTTTTAAGTAAATTTAATTTTACTAATAAATTTTGCATAGCATTATAATTTTCAGAACTAATAACTTCATAAATTTTTAAATCTGTAAAACTAGCTGTTATTTTATACTTATATTCCCAAGTAAGATCTTGTTGTTTTATTAAATTATGTTCCACTATTATACGATTACGTTGATTGTCTAAACCCATTGAACCAATAATTGATAAATAGTTTTCTATATATGTTTCTGTTATAAAGTCATTTTCAATTAACTCTACTCGTACAGGTAAAGTTACTTTATTTTCCGGTATATTAAGTAAATTACATAAAATTTTTAAAGTTAAAATTCTATTATTACCTTCTTGGATAAAATAATTTTGTTCACCATCTAAAATAATTGAAGTGACATACAATTTATTTGAAGTATTTATCTTTTTATAAACTAACTCGTCTATAAATTTTTCTAAACCTTCATTAGCTATCTTATTTAAAAATTTTAATACATGTTTATTATTATGCTTATTATTAATTAAAGCAGTTAATAAATCAGCATTTCCATAATTGCCGTGATAGGTACCTATAATTTTATCTAATGATATTTCTTCATTCTTAAACATTCTTTTCTTTATACATAAATATTTTTCAATATCTTGAAACTGAGCCATTGCATTTTCTTTGAGTGGTTGTAATTCAGGTATAGATTTTAATTGCTCAAAATAAAATTTTTCTGATTCAGCATAAATATTTAATTTTTCTAGAATGTTATTTAATAAATGTTTTTGGTGATTATCCAATTCAATTAACATTGTTTTACACCTCTTTTAAATATATTTTGTGTATTTTATAATTTTTCAGCATGAAATTATTAAAAATATTTTTATTCTTAGCTTATATTATGACATAATTTTTTAAAAAATTATATTTATTTGTTATAATACTTAATAAGAAAAATATAAAAATTATGTGTAAAATAAATACTAAATCTTAAGAGGATAAAAATGTTAACAAAAATTACATCTGATTTAGTAAATAATATCGTTAATACTTTGAAAAACAAAGTAAATGATTATGATACAATACAAGATTTACCTCTAGAAGAACAAATAAAATATTGTTTAAAAACTACACATTTAAACAATGATGAAAAATTAGCTTTAATGATTTCTACTAGTTTTTATTTTATAAACAAAAATAAATATAATGATTTTAATGAACATTGTATTAACCAACTAATATATTATTTAATAGATATTTTTGGAACGAACTCTTCAGTACATAATGTTATAAGAATAATAAAAAACACCTTAAAAAATGAAAACTTATTCGAAAAAGATATTAATGTAATCATTTAATTATGTACGATTATGAGTAAATATAAAAACTTAAACCCAAAAGATTTATACGATATTTCAATATCTAATTTATATAACTATATTTATGAAATTATGGAAAATTTTAATTATGCATTTCATCAATCTGTAAAAGAAATACCTGGTAAAACCATTTGTGAAATATGGAAAGCTAAACATTCTACTAA
Coding sequences:
- a CDS encoding GGDEF domain-containing protein, encoding MLQKTNIDQKTNLDKLYTDITTEIIKILLEIRKNNQSMTPVLIKSYLKKSSVINNIINTGTNTEIQTPIGLNEYKNKLNVLFNKVLDYLPKNQINQFKDRIEEIQSAEDFNDLFLDIISYFITYLIKIINIFEKTWDILKDIINHMDNVNEQFIQIIDNSKQIFMEEIKNIDKIDNYIDSMKQDTLIESDLKSLKKKLLEKIILIKTELKNNKNKQKEQVSKLTLNKTQIQVNIDKYVQSIEQLQKELEQIKRESEIDTLTNVFNRNTFDKYIVKAIDRFKKHNESVSVIMLDIDDFKKINDNYGHLVGDSVLRNFAAILKNSVRNSDLIFRYGGEEFIIVLPETKISQALSISERILKELNKTSFKLKKDSLKVTASMGVTESKMEDNVETLLKRVDNYLYKSKATGKNKITSDFNYNM
- a CDS encoding outer membrane beta-barrel protein, with protein sequence MYKKLLNKLTISILCFVLLVSSVSFAESNKHIRVGFGIKNLSLDTKGEDSATLYGFEFSWGIPIYENKYGNINFGMNTGYFYGKNDIGYSSNISIDDIIAEISIGYSKTLLEHFVVNFDLLSGYEYTSFDTDNEHGLTFGIAGGFAYKYLDDAAIGIKAKYMNSSNDLIDYSTTVTANITLFFN